A window of Actinomadura viridis genomic DNA:
GGTGGACGGCGGCGGGCAGGCGGCGCTGCTGGCGCCGACCGAGGTGCTGGCCCAGCAGCACCACCGTTCGATCACCGGGATGCTCGGCGAACTGGCCCAGGCCGGGCAGATCGGCGGCGCCGACGTCGCCACCCGGGTGGCCCTGCTCACCGGCTCGCAGGGGGCCAAGGCGCGCAAGGAGGCACTGCTGGAGGCCGCGTCCGGGGCGGCCGGGATCGTGGTCGGCACCCACGCGCTGCTCCAGGACAACGTCCAGTTCGCCGACCTCGGGCTGGTGGTGGTCGACGAGCAGCACCGGTTCGGCGTCGAGCAGCGCGACGCCCTGCGCGAGAAGGTGACCGGCGGGCGTCCGCACGTGCTGGTCATGACCGCCACCCCGATCCCGCGCACGGTCGCGATGACGGTGTTCGGCGACCTGGAGACCTCGGTGCTGGCCCAGCTCCCGGCCGGCCGCGCGGAGATCAGGACCCATGTGGTGCCGCCGGAGAAGCCGGCCTTCCTCGCCCGCACCTGGGAGCGGATCAAGGAGGAGGCGGCGGGCGGCCGCCAGATCTACATCGTCTGCCCGCGGATCGGCGAGCGGGAGGGCGACGAGGGCGACGCCCGCGACGCCGCCCCGGCGGAGGACGGCGACCGGCGCTCGCCGCTGGGCATCATGGAGCTGCTGCCGCGCCTGGAGGAGCTGCTGGCCGGGGTGCGGATCGGCGTGCTGCACGGCAAGCTGCACCCCGACGAGAAGGACGCGGTGATGCGCCGCTTCACCGCGGGGGAGCTGGACGTCCTGCTGGCGACCACCGTGATCGAGGTCGGCGTGGACGTCCCCAACGCCACCGCGATGGTCATCATGGACGCCGACCGGTTCGGGGTGTCGCAGCTGCACCAGCTGCGCGGCCGGGTCGGGCGGGGCACGCTGCCGGGCCTGTGCCTGCTGGTCACCGACGCCGAGCCCGACGGCAAGGCGCGGGAACGGCTGGAGGCGGTGGCCTCGACGACCGACGGGTTCCGGCTGTCCCGGCTCGACCTGGAGCAGCGCCGCGAGGGCGACGTGCTCGGCGCCGCCCAGGCCGGGCGCTCCTCCAGCCTGCGCCTGCTCACCCTGCAGCGCGACGAGGACGTGATCCGCCAGGCCCGGGAGGAGGCCACCCTCCTGGTCGAGGCCGATCCCGAACTGGCCGGGCACCCGGGTCTGGCGGCGGAACTGGCCGCCCTTCTCGACGAGGACCGCACCGAGTTCCTCGAGAAGGCCTGAGGGCCCTCGAGAAGGACCGAGAGGTCTTCGAGAAGGCCAGAGGGGCGCGCGGGACGGAACGGGCGTCAGAAAGCGGGACTTCCCCGGCGTACTGGGTGATCGATCACAGACGTCCAACGATGGCACGGGGAGGATGGGCCACCGGGAGCCCGCGCGGGTACAGGACCCGTGGCGGGTCCGGGATCCCCGGCGGGCCCAGGGCCCGTCGCGGGCCCGCACCGTGACGGAGGAGACGATGACGGCCGTTCGCCCCCTGCAGTCCGGCGACCCGGCGCGGCTGGGACCCTACGAGCTCCGCGGGCGCCTGGGCGAGGGCGGCCAGAGCGTCGTCTTCCTGGGCCGCGGCTCCGACGGCCGTGACGTGGCCATCAAGCTGCTGCGCGCCCAGTTCAGCCAGAATCCCGAGTGGCGGGCCCGGTTCGAGCGCGAGCTGGACCTGATCGGCCGGGTGGCGGGGTTCTGCACCGCCCAGGTCCTGGACGCCGACGTGTCCGGGGAGCTTCCCTACGTCGTCAGCGAGTACGTGGCGGGCCCCTCGCTGACCGAGCTGGTCACCGGCACCGGCCCGCGGACCGGCACCGACCTGGACCGGCTGGCGATCGGCACGGTCACCGCGCTGGCGGCCATCCACCGGGCCGGGGTCCTGCACCGCGACTTCAAGCCGGCGAACGTGCTGATGGGCCCGGACGGCCCGCGCGTGATCGACTTCGGCATCGCGCGGGTGCTGGGCGCGGCGGCGGCCCGGGGCAGCGGCGTGGTGGGCACCCCCTCGTACATGGCCCCCGAGCAGATCAACGACACGGAGCTGGGCACCGCCGTGGACATGTTCGCCTGGGCGGCGACGATGCTGTTCGCGGCGACCGGGCGGCATCCGTTCGGCAACGACACGATCTCCGCGGTGTTCCACCGGATCATCTACTACGAACCGGATCTGTCGGCCATCCCCGACTCGTTGCGCGGGGTCGTCGCCGCCTGCCTCGCCAAGGACCCGGCGTACCGGCCGGAGGCCCAGCAGGTGCTGCTCGACCTGCTGGGCCGCCAGGAGACGGTGCCGGACCGGCCCGAGGGCGCGCTCACCACGGGCGCCTCGTTCGCCGGAGGCGCGCAGGGAGGCGAAGCCGCGCAGGGACCAGGCGGCACGGGCGGCACCGGCGGAACGGGCGGAACGGGCGGAACGGGCGGCACCGGCGGCACCGGCGGCACCGGCGGCACGGGAGAGAACGGTGACGGCCGGGAACGGCTCGCGACGAACCCGCCGTCGGAGACCATCCCGCCGGGCGGGCGGAGCAGGCGCCTCCGGATCGCCGTGGCGATCGCGGCGCCCGTCCTGGCCCTCGCGGGCGGCGGCACCGCCTGGGCGCTGATGGGGGGCGGCGGCCCGCCGCCGAGGCCGTCCCCGCCCCCGGCCGCCGACACCCCCGCCCCGCCCGGCGAGGCCGCCGCGGTCCTCGGCGCCGCGGGCGAGTCGGTCAGGGCGGTCCTCAGCTTCGACCACCGCCGCATCGACCAGGACGTCGCCGCCGCGCACGCCAGGGTCACCGCGCGCTACCGGGCCGAGTACGACCGGCAGCTGGCGGCCGACGACTGGCGCGTCCGGCTGCGCGACAACAGGAGCACGGTCGGCACCGAGATCGCCGACTCGGCCGTCGCGGCCTCCGCGCCGGGGACGGTGACCGTCCTGGCCTACGTCAAGCGGACCGTCCGTTCGGCCGGCGCCCCGGTCCGCCCGCTCAACGAGCCGATGCGGGTGACCATGGTCCGGCAGAACGGCACCTGGCTGCTGGACACCCTCTACGTCCTCAAGGCCGACTCCGTTCCCGTCCTGGCCTCGGGTGGCGGCTTCTCCTGGCCCGGAGCCCAGGCGCGCGCCGTGCTCGACGCGGTGGCCCGGGAGAGGACGGTGGCGTCCGGCACCCCGGTCGAGACCGCGCTGCGGCCCGGGGACGCCGACGGCCGGCTGAGCGCCCTGGTGACGGTCGCCGGATGCGCCAGGGGAACCTGCCAGGCCGGCGACGAGGTCACCGTCCACCGGCTCGTCGCGGAGCGGCGTCCCGGCGGCGCCTGGCAGGTCACCCGGTCCGAACGGCTCTGACCGGCGCCCGTTCCCCCCGCCGTGGGGCGGGGGGAACGGCGCGCGGTCTAGGAGGACCTGGTCGCGCGCCGCCGGGTGGCGGCGACGGCGGCGCCGCCGGCGACCACGGCGGCGAGCCCGAGGGCGGCCAGCGGGACGGCGTCGGCCCCGGTGACGGGCAGGTCGCGGTCCGGTGCGACCGCGGCCGCGCTCGCGCCCGGCACCCGCACCGGCGCGGGCAGGTCGGGCAGCAGCGGTGAGGACGGCGGCAGGTCCGGCAGGCCGGGCGAGGGGCCCGGCGAGTCGGGCGGCTCCGGAGTGGGAGGCGTCGGCGGGGACGGCGGTGTCGGCGGGATCGGCGGCGTGGGGGGAGTGGGCGGGGTGGGCGGTATGGGCGGCGAGGGAGCGTCGGCGCAGCGCGAGCCCACGCAGGCGTCCAGGGAGCCGGACGCGGAGATGCCCGCGGGCGTCACCGAGAGCGCGCCGCGCGTCGCCACGTTCGCCCGGGTGTCGCCGAGGCGCGTGCCGAGCCGGAGTCCCCCGGCGGCCTCAGGGTCCCCGAGGGACAGGTCCCCGGCGGAGAGGCGGCCGTCGGCCTCCAGCCTCAGCCCGGCGGGGCCGAGGAGGGTGGTCAGCCCGGCGTCGACCACCAGCTTCCCGGTGGCCGTCTTCGTCTTCGGATCAAGTCCGGTGGACAGGTCGACGCGCAGATGGGCGGGGGTCTTCGGCTTCGTGCCGCGCTTGCCCGGCTTCGCGGTCTCGGGGGCCGTGCGCGTCCGGGCGGGCTTGCCGGACGTGCCGCCGCTCCTGGTGGGAGCGGTCTTGGTGCTCGGGGCGCTGCTCCTCCTGGGAGCCGCCCGTTCGGCGGGGGACGAGGACCCGGCGGGGGCCGTGGAGGGAGCGGTGCGGCCCGTCCCGGAGGACGGGGACGTGGCGCCGCCGGTGAGGGAGCCGGTCAGGCCGCTGAGAGTGCCGGTCAGCGAGGAGGTCAGATCGGCCAGGGGGCCGGATCCGGCGGCGTCGCCGGAGTCGGCGTGGCCGACCCCGCTCATCGCCGCCAGGCCCAGCACCGTCGCGCCCGCCGTCACCGCCAGTCTTCTGCCGTGGTGCACGAGGTACTCCTGGGGGGGTGTCGATTCGTCGACGATCTGCGCTCAGGTTGGCACGCGACGTAGCCGAGGGGAACAGCGGCGGCGGGATTTGGGCGCGGGTTGCCAAGGCCGGACCCGGACGGTCGTGGATCGGCTTCCCCGTCCCCCGAGCCGCCCGCGCCGGGGCGGGGGACGTGCGCGGTCGGCGGCGCCCCGATACTTGAGAGATGACCAGGGTCATCGCGGGAAGCGCGGGCGGGCGGCGGCTGGCCGTGCCGTCCGGCCGGGACACCCGCCCGACCAGCGACCGTGCGCGCGAGGGCCTGTTCTCCACGGTCCTGGCGCTGCTGGGGCCGCTCGACGGGCTGCGGGTCGCCGATCTCTACGCCGGTTCGGGGGCGGTCGGGCTGGAGGCGCTCTCCCGCGGGGCCGCGCACGCCCTGCTGGTGGAGTCGCACCCCCGGGCCCTGCGGGTCATCCGGCAGAACGTCGCCGCACTCGGCCTCCCCGGCGCGGTGCCGTGCGCCGACCGGGTGGAGCGCCTCGCCGGACGCCCGCCCGCCGAGCCGTACGACCTGATCTTCGCCGATCCGCCGTACGCGATGGACGACGCCGCGGTCACGGCGCTGCTGGAGTCCCTGCGCGACCACGGCTGGGCCGCGCCCGACGCGCTGGTCGTCGTGGAACGGGCGGCGCGCGGGCCCGCGCTGCGCTGGCC
This region includes:
- the recG gene encoding ATP-dependent DNA helicase RecG, coding for MAKLDEPLHKVLGDRTAKVLAKGLDLHTVGDLLHHYPRRYAHRGELTPLSGLEDGEHVTVMAEVVKVQGRTLTRSPGYVLEITVTDGTGELKLSFFGRKGSYKAERELAPGTRGLFAGKISTYRPRGGRGQRQLAHPQYKVVADRASGGAGVQDAQEAAQEWADEIIPIYPSTKGLDIETIGKSVGMVLDSLEPAADPMPEATLRRHGFIGLHEAYEGIHRPRTWDELSRARKRLKWDEAFVLQAALAQRRLAAAALPAKARPPVEGGLLDAFDARLPFALTPGQLEVGREIAADLSLEHPMHRLLQGDVGAGKTVVALRAMLQVVDGGGQAALLAPTEVLAQQHHRSITGMLGELAQAGQIGGADVATRVALLTGSQGAKARKEALLEAASGAAGIVVGTHALLQDNVQFADLGLVVVDEQHRFGVEQRDALREKVTGGRPHVLVMTATPIPRTVAMTVFGDLETSVLAQLPAGRAEIRTHVVPPEKPAFLARTWERIKEEAAGGRQIYIVCPRIGEREGDEGDARDAAPAEDGDRRSPLGIMELLPRLEELLAGVRIGVLHGKLHPDEKDAVMRRFTAGELDVLLATTVIEVGVDVPNATAMVIMDADRFGVSQLHQLRGRVGRGTLPGLCLLVTDAEPDGKARERLEAVASTTDGFRLSRLDLEQRREGDVLGAAQAGRSSSLRLLTLQRDEDVIRQAREEATLLVEADPELAGHPGLAAELAALLDEDRTEFLEKA
- a CDS encoding serine/threonine-protein kinase; this encodes MTAVRPLQSGDPARLGPYELRGRLGEGGQSVVFLGRGSDGRDVAIKLLRAQFSQNPEWRARFERELDLIGRVAGFCTAQVLDADVSGELPYVVSEYVAGPSLTELVTGTGPRTGTDLDRLAIGTVTALAAIHRAGVLHRDFKPANVLMGPDGPRVIDFGIARVLGAAAARGSGVVGTPSYMAPEQINDTELGTAVDMFAWAATMLFAATGRHPFGNDTISAVFHRIIYYEPDLSAIPDSLRGVVAACLAKDPAYRPEAQQVLLDLLGRQETVPDRPEGALTTGASFAGGAQGGEAAQGPGGTGGTGGTGGTGGTGGTGGTGGTGGTGENGDGRERLATNPPSETIPPGGRSRRLRIAVAIAAPVLALAGGGTAWALMGGGGPPPRPSPPPAADTPAPPGEAAAVLGAAGESVRAVLSFDHRRIDQDVAAAHARVTARYRAEYDRQLAADDWRVRLRDNRSTVGTEIADSAVAASAPGTVTVLAYVKRTVRSAGAPVRPLNEPMRVTMVRQNGTWLLDTLYVLKADSVPVLASGGGFSWPGAQARAVLDAVARERTVASGTPVETALRPGDADGRLSALVTVAGCARGTCQAGDEVTVHRLVAERRPGGAWQVTRSERL
- the rsmD gene encoding 16S rRNA (guanine(966)-N(2))-methyltransferase RsmD — encoded protein: MTRVIAGSAGGRRLAVPSGRDTRPTSDRAREGLFSTVLALLGPLDGLRVADLYAGSGAVGLEALSRGAAHALLVESHPRALRVIRQNVAALGLPGAVPCADRVERLAGRPPAEPYDLIFADPPYAMDDAAVTALLESLRDHGWAAPDALVVVERAARGPALRWPEGYAAERDRRYGEAIFWYGRAQTESPSA